The following proteins are encoded in a genomic region of Bradyrhizobium sp. SK17:
- a CDS encoding MltA domain-containing protein produces MALEALTKHLSYGRLAVACCALAVLCSTAAIAARKWGRHAPPRHEISHPIPYPNLELPLQVSGSQYEPLTWPNVAGWGDDDHLAAYKAFRTSCKPIAAQQGAPADSKALGSSLRDPCRIAKGLALSDGVKAKEFFEQNFVPLRISRLGEDAGFVTGYYEPVLDGSKTQTDVYNVPVYRRPSNLFVRGKTQASVGLPNGGPVYRKIGRRKLVPYYDRAQIEDGAIAGRGLELCWLKSQTDLLFAQIQGSARIKFDDGTTLRINYDAHNGYPYTPVGRVLIDRGIIPKDQMSMQKIREWMDQNPDGAKELRRQNRAYVFFREVPLSDKDEAVGAQGVPLTPGRSIAVDKALHVYGTPFFIAGELPIESEQSKTPFHRLMIAQDTGSAIVGPARADLYFGAGADAGKVSGRLRHNMQFVMLVPKALDPVARGHKLPVPEDRPSARIAKLFPQTDPQPDKPAEKPADVPTATITKGAKAATKDGAATTAKAPAVAPDAASTKPAATTPVAQAAPVAEPVPLPVARPDIPQDQEQRRSRRIRHHRDQ; encoded by the coding sequence TTGGCACTGGAAGCGCTCACTAAACATCTCAGCTACGGGCGCCTCGCGGTCGCGTGCTGTGCGCTCGCCGTGTTGTGCTCCACCGCGGCGATCGCCGCGCGCAAATGGGGCCGGCATGCCCCGCCCCGACACGAGATCAGCCATCCGATCCCCTATCCCAATCTGGAATTGCCGTTGCAGGTCAGCGGCAGCCAGTATGAACCGCTGACCTGGCCCAATGTCGCGGGCTGGGGCGACGATGATCATCTCGCCGCCTACAAGGCGTTTCGCACCAGCTGCAAGCCGATCGCCGCCCAGCAGGGCGCGCCCGCGGATTCGAAAGCGCTCGGCAGCTCGCTGCGCGATCCCTGCCGGATCGCCAAGGGGCTCGCGCTCAGCGACGGCGTCAAGGCGAAGGAATTCTTCGAGCAGAATTTCGTGCCACTGCGCATCTCGCGGCTCGGCGAGGATGCCGGCTTCGTCACCGGCTATTACGAGCCGGTGCTCGACGGGTCGAAGACCCAGACCGACGTCTACAACGTTCCGGTCTATCGCCGGCCCTCCAACCTGTTCGTGCGCGGCAAGACGCAAGCCTCGGTCGGGCTGCCCAACGGCGGTCCGGTGTATCGCAAGATCGGCCGGCGCAAGCTCGTGCCGTATTACGACCGCGCCCAGATCGAGGACGGCGCGATCGCCGGCCGCGGACTCGAGCTCTGCTGGCTGAAGAGCCAGACCGACCTGCTGTTCGCGCAGATCCAGGGCTCGGCGCGGATCAAATTCGACGACGGCACCACGCTGCGCATCAATTACGACGCGCATAATGGTTATCCCTATACGCCGGTCGGGCGGGTCCTGATCGACCGCGGCATCATCCCGAAGGATCAGATGTCGATGCAGAAGATCAGGGAATGGATGGACCAGAACCCCGACGGTGCCAAGGAGCTGCGGCGGCAGAACCGCGCCTACGTGTTCTTCCGCGAAGTCCCGCTGTCCGACAAGGACGAAGCGGTCGGCGCGCAGGGGGTGCCGCTGACGCCCGGCCGTTCGATCGCGGTCGACAAGGCGCTGCATGTCTACGGCACGCCGTTCTTCATCGCCGGCGAGTTGCCGATCGAATCCGAGCAGTCGAAGACCCCGTTCCACCGGCTGATGATCGCGCAGGACACCGGATCGGCGATCGTCGGCCCGGCCCGCGCCGATCTCTATTTCGGCGCCGGCGCGGACGCCGGAAAGGTATCGGGCCGGCTGCGGCACAACATGCAGTTCGTGATGCTGGTGCCGAAGGCGCTCGACCCGGTCGCGCGCGGCCACAAGCTGCCGGTCCCCGAGGACCGGCCGTCGGCCAGGATCGCGAAACTGTTTCCCCAGACCGATCCACAACCGGACAAGCCGGCGGAAAAGCCCGCCGATGTGCCGACGGCGACGATCACCAAGGGCGCGAAGGCCGCCACCAAGGACGGGGCTGCCACCACGGCCAAGGCGCCAGCCGTCGCGCCGGATGCGGCATCCACCAAGCCTGCCGCAACAACCCCTGTCGCGCAGGCAGCGCCTGTGGCAGAACCGGTGCCATTGCCGGTCGCCCGGCCCGACATTCCGCAAGATCAGGAGCAGCGGCGCAGCCGGCGCATTCGCCATCACCGCGACCAATGA
- a CDS encoding Tim44/TimA family putative adaptor protein — protein MDIYTIIFLALAVFIFLRLRSVLGQRTGSERPPYDRAAPNVVQRGQDNNVVPIPGSVVDQPAAAPAAEPVEPTERWKGIAEPGTPLAQGLDAVVAQDSAFDPRHFLSGARSAYEMIVLAFANGDRRALRDLLSTEVYESFEAAIKDREKHEQKTETRFVSIDKAEIVSAETRDRSTQLTVRFVSQMISVTRDKAGTIVDGSPDKVADITDVWTFARDSTSRDPNWKLVGTGSAH, from the coding sequence GTGGATATCTACACCATCATTTTCCTGGCGCTGGCCGTTTTTATCTTCCTGCGCCTGCGCAGCGTTCTCGGGCAGCGCACGGGAAGCGAGCGGCCGCCTTATGATCGTGCGGCTCCCAACGTCGTGCAGCGCGGCCAGGACAACAACGTCGTGCCGATCCCGGGGTCGGTGGTCGACCAGCCGGCCGCGGCGCCGGCGGCCGAGCCGGTCGAACCCACGGAGCGCTGGAAGGGCATCGCCGAGCCCGGCACGCCGCTGGCGCAGGGCCTCGATGCGGTCGTGGCCCAGGATTCCGCGTTCGATCCGCGGCATTTCCTCTCCGGCGCCCGCTCGGCCTATGAAATGATCGTGCTGGCGTTCGCCAATGGCGATCGCCGTGCGCTGCGCGACCTGCTGTCGACCGAGGTCTATGAGAGCTTCGAGGCGGCGATCAAGGATCGCGAGAAGCACGAGCAGAAGACCGAGACCCGGTTCGTGTCGATCGACAAGGCCGAGATCGTCAGCGCGGAGACGCGCGATCGCTCGACCCAGCTCACCGTCCGCTTCGTGTCGCAGATGATCTCGGTGACGCGCGACAAGGCGGGCACCATCGTCGACGGAAGCCCGGACAAGGTCGCCGACATCACCGACGTCTGGACATTCGCCCGCGACTCGACTTCCCGCGATCCGAACTGGAAGCTGGTTGGCACTGGAAGCGCTCACTAA
- the secB gene encoding protein-export chaperone SecB, whose protein sequence is MTNGNGAPVEQAAPQLNVLAQYTKDLSFENPNAPASLGQQQQQPAINIQINVSANNLSENEYEVILSVEGKAESAGKVMFSFDLAYAGVFRILNVPQENLHPLVMIECPRLLFPFAREIVATSVRDGGFPPLLLDPVDFVGLYRQNMERAAAAQAASGVKPS, encoded by the coding sequence ATGACCAATGGCAACGGCGCCCCTGTCGAACAGGCCGCTCCCCAGCTCAACGTGCTGGCGCAGTACACCAAGGACCTGTCGTTCGAGAACCCGAATGCCCCGGCATCGCTCGGCCAGCAGCAGCAACAGCCGGCGATCAACATCCAGATCAACGTCTCCGCCAACAACCTGTCGGAGAACGAGTACGAGGTGATCCTCTCGGTCGAGGGCAAGGCGGAGTCGGCCGGCAAGGTGATGTTCAGCTTCGACCTGGCCTATGCCGGCGTGTTCCGTATCCTGAATGTGCCGCAGGAGAACCTGCACCCGCTGGTCATGATCGAGTGCCCGCGGCTGCTGTTCCCGTTCGCGCGCGAGATCGTCGCCACCTCCGTCCGCGACGGCGGCTTCCCGCCCCTGCTGCTCGACCCGGTCGATTTCGTCGGCCTCTACCGCCAGAACATGGAGCGCGCCGCAGCCGCGCAGGCCGCCTCCGGCGTCAAGCCGAGCTGA
- the dnaQ gene encoding DNA polymerase III subunit epsilon, producing the protein MREIVLDTETTGLDPLRGDRLVEIGCVEIFNRMPTGQTYHVYINPERDMPMEAFNVHGLSTEFLASKPLFTEVVDEFLAFIGDTPLVIHNASFDISFINAELDRIKRKAIPKDRLVDTLLLARRKHPGVSNRLDDLCSRYQIDNSRRTKHGALLDAELLAEVYIDLIGARQSQLILASETSDARAGSHSDSPRRQRETPLAARVSDADREAHRAFVGTLGDKPIWNDYLPPPAPVEAPAA; encoded by the coding sequence ATGCGCGAAATCGTTCTCGATACCGAAACCACTGGCCTCGATCCGCTGCGCGGTGACCGGCTGGTCGAAATCGGCTGCGTCGAGATCTTCAACCGCATGCCGACCGGCCAGACCTATCACGTCTATATCAATCCCGAACGCGACATGCCGATGGAAGCGTTCAACGTGCACGGCCTTTCGACCGAGTTCCTGGCCAGCAAGCCGCTGTTCACCGAGGTGGTCGACGAGTTCCTGGCCTTCATCGGCGATACGCCGCTGGTGATCCACAACGCCTCGTTCGACATCAGCTTCATCAACGCCGAGCTCGACCGCATCAAGCGGAAGGCGATTCCGAAGGACCGGCTGGTCGATACGCTGCTGCTGGCGCGGCGCAAGCATCCCGGCGTGTCGAACCGGCTCGACGATCTCTGCTCGCGTTATCAGATCGACAATTCCCGCCGCACCAAGCACGGCGCCTTGCTCGACGCCGAGCTGCTCGCCGAGGTCTATATCGACCTGATCGGGGCGCGGCAGTCGCAGCTCATCCTGGCATCGGAAACGTCGGATGCGCGCGCCGGCAGCCACAGTGATTCACCGCGGCGGCAGCGCGAAACCCCGTTGGCGGCACGGGTCAGCGATGCGGATCGCGAGGCCCACCGGGCCTTCGTCGGCACGCTCGGCGACAAGCCGATCTGGAACGATTACCTGCCGCCGCCAGCGCCTGTTGAAGCCCCGGCGGCCTGA
- the coaE gene encoding dephospho-CoA kinase (Dephospho-CoA kinase (CoaE) performs the final step in coenzyme A biosynthesis.) translates to MLIVGLTGSIGMGKSTTAKLFMEAGVPVYDADAAVHQLYEGEAAPAIEAAFPGTTANGKVDRAKLSARVVQDAVAIKQLEQIVHPMLGASRQKFFADAEAAGAPIVVLDIPLLFETGGEKRVDAVVVVTTSAELQRERVLARGTMDAAKLDAIIAKQMPDAEKRKRADFIVDTSHGLDPVRARIRDILDEIAKMPKRRA, encoded by the coding sequence ATGCTGATTGTTGGACTGACCGGCTCGATCGGGATGGGGAAATCCACCACGGCCAAACTGTTCATGGAGGCCGGCGTGCCGGTGTACGACGCCGATGCGGCCGTGCATCAACTCTATGAAGGCGAAGCTGCGCCGGCGATCGAGGCCGCGTTTCCCGGCACCACCGCCAATGGCAAGGTCGATCGCGCCAAGCTGTCGGCACGCGTGGTGCAGGACGCGGTGGCGATCAAGCAGCTCGAGCAGATCGTGCATCCGATGCTCGGCGCATCGCGCCAGAAATTCTTCGCCGACGCCGAGGCCGCCGGCGCGCCCATCGTCGTGCTCGACATCCCGCTGCTGTTCGAGACCGGCGGCGAGAAACGCGTCGATGCGGTCGTGGTCGTCACCACGTCGGCGGAACTGCAACGCGAGCGCGTGCTGGCGCGGGGCACCATGGATGCGGCGAAACTCGACGCCATCATCGCCAAGCAGATGCCGGACGCCGAGAAGCGCAAGCGCGCCGATTTCATCGTGGATACCTCGCACGGACTTGATCCGGTGCGGGCGCGCATCCGCGACATTCTGGACGAGATTGCTAAGATGCCGAAGCGGCGCGCCTGA
- a CDS encoding Maf family protein produces the protein MTIWRDPQKLILASQSRARRMLLENAGLDFEALPADIDERGVQTNSGLSAPGEIASLLAREKALFISRQKPGRYVVGADQTLALGQRMFSKPAGRAQAAEQLGLLAGQIHELHSAVSVARDGQILFDDVSVARMTMRPLAAGEITAYLDQAGEAVTTSVGAYQLEGLGVHLFERIEGDHFTIFGLPLLSLLAFLRRERLLAV, from the coding sequence ATGACGATCTGGCGCGACCCACAGAAGCTGATCCTGGCCTCGCAAAGCCGTGCGCGACGGATGCTGCTCGAGAATGCCGGCCTCGATTTCGAGGCGCTGCCGGCCGATATCGACGAACGCGGCGTGCAGACCAATTCCGGCCTTTCGGCGCCGGGAGAGATCGCCTCGCTCTTGGCGCGCGAGAAGGCGCTGTTCATATCCAGGCAGAAGCCCGGTCGGTATGTCGTCGGCGCCGATCAGACCTTGGCGCTGGGGCAACGGATGTTCAGCAAGCCGGCCGGCCGCGCGCAGGCTGCCGAGCAGCTCGGTCTGCTGGCGGGCCAGATCCATGAGCTGCATTCCGCAGTCTCGGTGGCGCGTGATGGACAAATCCTGTTTGATGACGTCAGCGTCGCCCGCATGACGATGCGGCCGCTCGCCGCCGGCGAGATCACGGCCTATCTCGACCAGGCCGGGGAGGCGGTAACGACCAGCGTCGGCGCCTACCAGCTCGAAGGCCTCGGCGTGCATCTGTTCGAGCGGATCGAAGGCGACCATTTCACCATCTTCGGTCTGCCGCTATTGTCGCTGCTGGCGTTCCTGCGCCGCGAACGACTGCTCGCGGTGTGA
- a CDS encoding pyruvate, water dikinase regulatory protein, with protein sequence MPTTSNYFHLHLVSDSTGETLITVARAVAAQYANVTAVEHVYPLVRSQKQLDRVLDEIEESPGIVLFTLLEKDLVGRLEGKCREINVPSLSIIGPVMQLFEAYLGAATTGRVGAQHVLNAEYFARIDALNFTMMHDDGQHVEGLEEADVVLVGVSRTSKTPTSIYLANRGIRTANVPLVPGIPLPHQLETLKKPLVVSLHATPERLIQVRQNRLLTMGDRDNDTYIDKQSVADEVAFARRLSAKFNWALLDVTRRSIEETAAAVMKLYNDRQRARPLE encoded by the coding sequence GTGCCGACGACCTCCAATTATTTCCACCTGCATCTGGTGTCGGACTCGACCGGCGAGACGCTGATCACCGTGGCGCGCGCGGTCGCCGCGCAATACGCCAATGTCACCGCGGTCGAGCATGTCTATCCGTTGGTGCGCAGCCAGAAGCAGCTCGATCGCGTGCTCGACGAGATCGAGGAATCCCCGGGCATCGTGCTGTTTACGCTGCTGGAGAAAGATCTGGTCGGCCGGCTCGAAGGCAAGTGCAGGGAGATCAACGTTCCGAGCCTGTCGATCATCGGGCCGGTGATGCAATTGTTCGAGGCGTATCTGGGTGCTGCGACCACCGGGCGGGTCGGCGCGCAACACGTGCTCAACGCGGAATATTTCGCCCGCATCGATGCGCTCAACTTCACGATGATGCATGACGACGGTCAGCATGTCGAAGGCCTGGAGGAGGCCGATGTGGTGCTTGTCGGAGTGTCCCGTACCTCGAAGACGCCGACTTCGATCTACCTCGCCAACCGCGGCATCAGGACGGCGAACGTGCCGCTGGTGCCGGGAATTCCGCTGCCGCATCAGCTCGAGACCTTGAAGAAGCCGCTGGTGGTCAGCCTGCATGCGACACCCGAGCGCCTGATCCAGGTCCGGCAGAACCGCCTGCTGACGATGGGCGACCGCGACAACGACACCTACATCGACAAACAGTCGGTGGCCGACGAGGTGGCCTTTGCGCGGCGCCTGAGCGCGAAATTCAACTGGGCGCTGCTCGACGTGACGCGCCGCTCGATCGAGGAAACGGCGGCCGCGGTGATGAAGCTCTATAACGACCGCCAGCGCGCGCGGCCGTTGGAGTGA
- the hemJ gene encoding protoporphyrinogen oxidase HemJ, translated as MYDWIKALHVIAVISWMAGMLYLPRLFVYHCEAEAGSKQSETFKIMERRLLKAIINPAMIVTWLAGLYLAWAGHWYLSGWFHVKFTLVLVMSGIHGFLSRCVKDFAADRNQRSQKFYRIINEVPTLLMILIVIMVVVKPF; from the coding sequence ATGTACGATTGGATCAAGGCCCTGCACGTCATTGCCGTCATCTCCTGGATGGCGGGCATGCTCTATCTGCCGCGGCTGTTCGTCTATCATTGCGAGGCCGAAGCCGGCTCGAAGCAATCCGAGACCTTCAAGATCATGGAACGCCGGCTTTTGAAGGCGATCATCAATCCTGCGATGATCGTAACCTGGTTGGCCGGGCTTTATCTGGCCTGGGCCGGACACTGGTACCTTTCAGGCTGGTTTCACGTCAAATTTACGCTGGTGCTCGTGATGTCGGGTATCCACGGCTTTTTGTCCCGCTGCGTGAAGGACTTCGCCGCGGACCGGAATCAGCGCAGTCAGAAATTCTATCGTATTATCAACGAGGTGCCGACGCTTCTGATGATCCTGATCGTGATCATGGTGGTCGTGAAGCCGTTCTAG
- the rho gene encoding transcription termination factor Rho has product MREIKLQDLKSKTPAELVSFAEENGVENASTMRKQELMFAILKQLAIAETDIIGEGVVEVLSDGFGFLRSPDANYLPGPDDIYVSPSQIRRFGLRTGDTIEGHIRSPKEGERYFALLKVNTLNFEDPEKSKHKVNFDNLTPLFPNQRFRMELEDSTKKDLSARVIDIVAPIGKGQRALIVAPPRTGKTVLMQNIAHSITANHPDCYLIVLLIDERPEEVTDMQRSVKGEVVSSTFDEPAVRHVQVAEMVIEKAKRLVEHGRDVVILLDSITRLGRAYNTVVPSSGKVLTGGVDANALQRPKRFFGAARNIEEGGSLTIIATALVDTGSRMDEVIFEEFKGTGNSELILDRKVSDKRTFPAIDIARSGTRKEELITDPQVLKKMYVLRRILNPMGTMDAIDFLLDKLRNTKSNSEFFDSMNT; this is encoded by the coding sequence ATGCGGGAAATCAAACTCCAGGACCTCAAATCGAAAACGCCGGCCGAGCTCGTCTCGTTTGCGGAAGAGAACGGGGTCGAGAATGCCAGCACCATGCGCAAGCAGGAGCTGATGTTCGCAATTCTCAAGCAGCTCGCGATCGCCGAGACCGACATTATCGGTGAAGGCGTGGTCGAGGTGCTGTCCGACGGCTTCGGCTTCCTTCGTTCGCCCGACGCGAACTACTTGCCCGGCCCCGACGACATCTACGTGTCGCCGTCGCAGATCCGCCGCTTCGGCTTGCGCACCGGCGATACGATCGAAGGCCATATTCGCAGCCCGAAGGAAGGCGAACGCTATTTCGCGCTGTTGAAGGTCAACACGCTCAATTTCGAAGACCCGGAAAAGTCGAAGCACAAGGTCAATTTCGACAACCTCACGCCGCTGTTTCCCAATCAGCGTTTCCGCATGGAGCTTGAGGATTCCACCAAGAAGGACCTGTCCGCACGTGTGATCGACATCGTCGCGCCGATCGGCAAGGGCCAGCGCGCGCTGATCGTGGCGCCGCCGCGCACCGGCAAGACGGTGCTGATGCAGAACATCGCGCACTCGATCACCGCCAACCATCCCGACTGCTACCTGATCGTGCTGCTGATCGACGAACGTCCGGAAGAAGTCACCGACATGCAGCGCTCGGTGAAGGGCGAGGTGGTGTCGTCGACCTTCGACGAGCCGGCGGTGCGTCACGTCCAGGTCGCCGAGATGGTGATCGAGAAGGCCAAGCGCCTGGTCGAGCACGGCCGCGACGTCGTGATCCTGCTCGATTCGATCACGCGCCTCGGCCGCGCCTACAACACCGTGGTGCCGTCATCCGGCAAGGTGCTGACCGGCGGTGTCGACGCCAATGCGTTGCAGCGTCCGAAGCGGTTCTTCGGCGCCGCGCGCAACATCGAGGAGGGCGGCTCGCTGACCATCATCGCGACCGCGCTGGTCGACACCGGCAGCCGCATGGACGAAGTCATCTTCGAAGAGTTCAAGGGAACCGGTAACTCCGAACTGATCCTCGACCGCAAGGTCTCGGACAAGCGGACCTTCCCGGCGATCGATATCGCCCGCTCCGGCACCCGCAAGGAGGAGCTGATCACCGATCCGCAGGTGTTGAAGAAGATGTACGTCCTGCGCCGCATCCTCAATCCGATGGGCACCATGGACGCGATCGACTTCCTGCTCGACAAGCTCCGGAACACGAAGAGCAATTCGGAATTCTTCGATTCCATGAATACCTGA
- the mnmE gene encoding tRNA uridine-5-carboxymethylaminomethyl(34) synthesis GTPase MnmE, translating into MHPRDQTIFALSSGRPPSAIAIVRLSGPMAASVIEGLAGNRPTPRMATRALLHDSNRQPIDDAVVLWFPGPASATGEDVAELHVHGGRAVLSAMFEAIAKFDNVRPAEPGEFTRRAFENGKLDLTEAEGLDDLIHADTDRQRRQALRQLKGLLGDRARDWRERIIVASALIEAGIDFSDEGDVPAELIAPALERIRALHDEIKNVLAGQAQSERLRDGLVVAIAGPPNVGKSTLINQLARREVAIVSPHAGTTRDVIEVQLDLDGYPVTVIDTAGIRETDDPVEQEGVRRARARAAEADLVLWLADTGGAKVGHGGGTPTWLVRNKIDLVRTTAGEGGDYREFRISAARGDGLSELIAALVGFAHDYFGTGEAGLISRTRQRGLLEETVESLQRSIDVVGQGEELAAEELRRAATSLGRLLGRVDVEDILDVIFREFCVGK; encoded by the coding sequence ATGCATCCGCGCGACCAGACCATTTTCGCCTTATCCTCCGGACGGCCACCGAGTGCGATCGCTATTGTCAGGCTGTCTGGCCCAATGGCTGCGTCGGTCATTGAGGGATTGGCGGGCAACAGGCCGACGCCGCGGATGGCGACCCGGGCACTGCTGCACGATTCGAATCGGCAACCGATTGACGATGCCGTCGTGCTGTGGTTCCCCGGCCCGGCAAGCGCGACCGGCGAGGATGTCGCCGAATTGCACGTCCATGGCGGCCGTGCGGTGCTGTCGGCGATGTTCGAAGCCATCGCGAAATTCGACAATGTTCGACCGGCCGAGCCCGGCGAATTCACCCGGCGAGCATTCGAGAACGGCAAGCTTGACCTGACGGAAGCCGAGGGCCTCGACGATCTGATCCACGCCGACACCGACCGGCAGCGACGCCAGGCGCTCCGCCAACTGAAAGGGCTGCTCGGCGATCGCGCGCGAGACTGGCGCGAGCGGATCATCGTGGCGTCGGCGTTGATCGAGGCTGGGATCGATTTCTCCGATGAAGGCGATGTGCCGGCGGAGCTGATTGCGCCAGCGCTGGAGCGGATCCGGGCGTTGCATGATGAGATCAAGAATGTGCTTGCGGGTCAGGCGCAAAGCGAGCGGCTGCGCGACGGCCTGGTGGTTGCGATTGCGGGCCCGCCGAACGTCGGCAAGTCGACCCTGATCAATCAGCTCGCCAGGCGCGAAGTCGCGATCGTCTCGCCGCATGCCGGCACGACCCGTGACGTGATCGAGGTACAGCTCGATCTGGACGGCTATCCCGTCACGGTGATCGACACCGCCGGGATTCGTGAGACCGATGACCCGGTCGAGCAGGAGGGTGTCCGCCGTGCCCGGGCGCGCGCCGCGGAAGCCGATCTCGTGCTGTGGCTGGCCGACACCGGTGGCGCGAAGGTCGGACACGGCGGCGGCACGCCAACCTGGCTGGTGCGCAACAAGATCGATCTGGTGAGAACGACGGCGGGTGAGGGCGGAGACTATCGCGAGTTCAGGATCTCGGCGGCTCGCGGTGACGGTCTCTCGGAGCTGATCGCCGCCTTGGTCGGCTTCGCACACGACTATTTTGGAACCGGTGAGGCCGGCCTGATCAGCCGGACCCGGCAACGCGGACTGCTCGAAGAAACAGTTGAGTCGCTCCAGCGCAGCATCGATGTGGTCGGGCAGGGCGAGGAGCTTGCCGCAGAGGAACTGCGGAGGGCAGCGACCTCGCTTGGTCGCTTGCTTGGCCGGGTCGATGTCGAGGACATCCTCGACGTCATCTTCCGCGAGTTCTGCGTCGGCAAGTAG